A window of Enoplosus armatus isolate fEnoArm2 chromosome 3, fEnoArm2.hap1, whole genome shotgun sequence contains these coding sequences:
- the slc4a8 gene encoding electroneutral sodium bicarbonate exchanger 1, with protein sequence MVRCHERLAVACGSGTLALRHKAWSGSDRPSCLSQDLCPCCQIRVLLLGEEKRMRPDEEVVVDQGGTSSVLNIHYEKEELEGHRTLFVGVRMPRQSHRHHKPHGSRHRKRDRRAGSIATQQSEETEATASSHDTPSQRVQFILGTEEDAEHVAHELFTELDEICVKDGKDAEWKETARWLKFEEDVEDGGERWSKPYVATLSLHSLFELRSCIINGSVLLDMHADCIEEIADMVLDHQEASNELDDSVRVKVREALLKRHHHQNEKKKNLIPIVRSIAEGTRKQSEPHLTATEPAKNGGGQDSTQVDLSKVDLHFMKKIPEGAEASNVLVGELDFLERPIVAFVRLSPAVLLTGLTEVPIPTRFLFILLGPDGKAQQYHEIGRSMATIMTDEIFHDVAYKAKDRGDLLAGIDEFLDQVTVLPPGEWDPSIRIEPPKNVPSQEKRKMPGVPNGTACQVEEELHAEHHGPELQRTGRLFGGLILDVKRKAPFYLSDFKDGMSLQCVASFLFLYCACMSPVITFGGLLGEATEGRISAIESLLGASMTGVAYSLFAGQPLTILGSTGPVLVFEKILFKFCKDYGLSYLSLRTCIGLWTALLCLILVATDASSLVCYITRFTEEAFAALICLIFIYEALEKLFHLGEVYPYNTHSDLDKLTLAYCRCAEPDNPSNKTIEMWSERNITASAVSWSNLTVKECISLQGHFVGTACGHHGPYTPDVLFWSTILFFSTFFMSAFLKQFKTSRYFPTKVRSMISDFAVFLTIAVMVLLDYAIGVPSQKLKVPSKFKPTRDDRGWLINPIGRNPWWTVLAASIPALLCTILIFMDQQITAVIINRKEHKLLKGCGYHLDLLMVGVMLAVCSIMGLPWFVAATVLSISHVNSLKLESESSAPGEQPRFLGIREQRFTGLLIFLLMGCSVFMTGALQFIPMPVLYGVFLYMGVSSLKGIQFFDRLKLFGMPAKHQPDFIYLRHVPLRKVHLFTVTQLTCLVLLWVIKTSPAAIIFPMMVLALVFVRKLLDWCFSKRELSYLDDLMPEWKKKNLDDASKNIEEESQVMLHAKKEDTIQIPMETSKPVQTPKAHDPRCDPSDINISDEMSKTTVWKSLNSNQKDTRPMAAKKD encoded by the exons gcCACAGGACTCTGTTTGTGGGGGTTCGGATGCCCAGGCAGAGCCATCGCCACCACAAGCCCCATGGCTCTCGGCACCGCAAGAGAGACAGGAGGGCAGGAAGCATCGCAACACAACAAAGCGAGGAAACTGAGGCGACCGCCTCCAGTCAtg ACACGCCGTCCCAGCGGGTCCAGTTCATTCTGGGCACAGAGGAGGATGCTGAACATGTGGCCCACGAGCTGTTCACTGAGCTGGATGAGATCTGTGTGAAGGATGGCAAGGATGCTGAGTGGAAGGAAACAGCCAG GTGGCTGAAGTTTGAGGAAGACGTGGAGGACGGAGGGGAGAGGTGGAGCAAGCCCTATGTCgccactctctccctccataGCCTGTTCGAGCTCCGCAGCTGCATCATCAATGGCAGCGTGTTGCTTGACATGCACGCTGACTGCATCGAAGAAATTGCAG ACATGGTGCTGGACCACCAGGAGGCGTCCAATGAGCTGGACGACAGTGTGAGGGTGAAGGTGCGCGAGGCTCTGCTGAAGAGACACCACCATCAGaacgagaagaagaagaacctgATCCCCATTGTACGCTCCATCGCTGAGGGAACCCGCAAACAGTCAGAGCCCCATCTGACAG CTACAGAGCCAGCTAAGAACGGAGGCGGACAGGACAGCACCCAGGTGGACCTCAGCAAG GTGGACCTGCACTTCATGAAGAAGATCCCAGAGGGTGCAGAGGCTTCCAATGTACTGGTGGGagaactggacttcctggagaGGCCCATTGTGGCCTTTGTCCGCCTCTCCCCTGCTGTGCTGCTCACCGGACTCACTGAGGTCCCCATACCTACCAG GTTCCTCTTCATTCTCCTGGGCCCAGATGGAAAGGCTCAGCAATACCACGAAATTGGACGCTCCATGGCAACCATCATGACAGACGAA ATCTTCCATGATGTAGCCTACAAGGCAAAGGACAGAGGTGACCTGCTGGCTGGGATAGATGAGTTCCTGGACCAGGTGACGGTCCTACCACCAGGAGAGTGGGACCCCTCCATCCGCATCGAGCCCCCAAAGAATGTCCCCTCTCAG gagaagaggaagatgcCCGGAGTCCCCAATGGTACAGCCTGCCAGGTAGAGGAAGAGCTACATGCTGAGCACCACGGGCCAGAGCTGCAGAGAACTGGAAG GTTGTTCGGTGGTCTGATACTGGACGTCAAGAGGAAAGCTCCGTTCTATCTGAGTGACTTTAAGGATGGCATGAGTCTCCAGTGCGTggcctccttcctcttcctctactgTGCCTGCATGTCTCCTGTCATCACCTTTGGAGGCCTGCTGGGGGAGGCGACAGAGGGACGCATT AGTGCCATAGAGTCCTTACTCGGTGCGTCTATGACTGGAGTAGCCTACTCTTTATTTGCTGGTCAGCCTCTCACCATTCTGGGCAGCACAGGTCCTGTGCTGGTTTTTGAGAAAATCCTCTTCAAGTTCTGCAA GGACTACGGCCTGTCCTATCTGTCGCTGAGGACTTGCATTGGCCTGTGGACAGCCTTGCTGTGTTTGATTTTGGTTGCTACAGATGCTAGCTCTCTGGTGTGCTACATCACTCGGTTCACAGAGGAGGCCTTTGCCGCCCTCATCTGCCTCATCTTCATCTACGAGGCCTTGGAGAAGCTCTTCCACCTGGGAGAAGTCTAcccctacaacacacacagcgatCTAGACAAACTCACACTGGCGTA CTGTAGGTGTGCAGAGCCTGATAATCCCAGTAATAAAACCATAGAAATGTGGAGTGAGAGAAACATCACAGCCTCTGCTGTATCCTGGTCCAACCTTACTGTCAAG GAGTGTATCAGTCTGCAGGGCCACTTTGTTGGGACGGCATGTGGCCACCATGGCCCCTACACCCCAGACGTTCTCTTCTGGTCTACCATCTTGTTCTTCTCGACCTTCTTCATGTCTGCCTTCCTCAAACAATTCAAGACTAGTCGTTATTTCCCCACCAAG GTGCGGTCCATGATCAGTGACTTTGCAGTGTTCCTCACGATTGCCGTTATGGTTCTGCTTGACTATGCCATCGGAGTGCCCTCCCAGAAGTTGAAGGTGCCCAGCAAATTCAAG CCTACCAGAGACGACCGAGGTTGGTTGATCAATCCAATAGGACGCAACCCATGGTGGACAGTCCTGGCTGCATCTATTCCTGCTCTTCTCTGCACCATCCTCATCTTCATGGACCAACAGATAACTGCCGTCATCATCAACCGCAAAGAGCACAAACTGCTG AAGGGCTGTGGGTACCACCTGGACCTCCTGATGGTTGGGGTGATGCTGGCGGTGTGCTCCATCATGGGCTTGCCTTGGTTCGTAGCGGCCACGGTCTTATCTATCTCTCACGTCAACAGCCTGAAGCTGGAGTCCGAGAGCTCGGCTCCGGGAGAGCAGCCTCGCTTCCTGGGCATCAGAGAGCAGAGGTTCACCGGCCTGCTCATCTTCCTGCTCATGGGCTGCTCTGTATTCATGACTGGAGCCCTGCAG ttcATTCCTATGCCAGTGTTGTATGGTGTTTTCCTTTACATGGGCGTCTCGTCATTAAAAGGCATCCAG TTCTTTGACCGTCTGAAGTTGTTCGGCATGCCAGCGAAGCACCAGCCAGATTTCATCTACCTGCGCCACGTCCCCTTGAGGAAGGTGCACCTGTTCACCGTCACCCAGCTCACCTGCCTGGTGCTGCTCTGGGTCATCAAGACGTCACCTGCTGCTATCATCTTCCCCATGATG GTGTTGGCGCTGGTTTTCGTCCGCAAGCTGCTGGACTGGTGCTTCTCTAAGCGAGAGCTAAGTTACCTGGATGACTTAATGCctgaatggaagaaaaaaaatcttgatgATGCCTCCAAAAACATAGAAGAG GAATCACAGGTTATGCTTCATGCAAAAAAGGAAGATACCATTCAGATTCCCATGGAGACCAGCAAGCCTGTTCAGACCCCAAAAGCACATGACCCCag GTGTGACCCCTCTGATATTAATATATCTGATGAAATGTCTAAAACCACCGTGTGGAAATCCCTCAACTCCAATCAAAAGGACACTCGTCCTATGGCTGCTAAGAAG GATTGA